The Urbifossiella limnaea nucleotide sequence TAGTTCACCGCGTAGTTGCCGCCGAACGCCCGGCGGAGGCCTTCGCGCACGTTGTCCTGCCCGCACACCTCGTACTGCGCCCACCGGGCGGCGGGGAACTGCGCCAGCAGCGCCTCGATGCGGGCGGCCAGCGACGGCGACGTGACGGCGCCGGTGAGGAGGCGGAGGCGGGTGGCCGCCTTCGGCGTGCCGTCCGGGTTGTACAGCGCGGTGCGGGCGGCGCGGACCACCTCGTCGAGCGCGACGGGGGTGCCGTTGCGGGTCGGGTGCTGGGAGCGGTCGGGGTCGTACAGGTCCAGGACGCTGGCCTGCGTGATGGCCCCGGTGCCGCCGCCGCTGCTCGGGTGGTCGGGGTTCCCCTCGACCTTGACCGGCCGCCCCTCGTGGCTGCGGACGAGGACGCCGGTGACGTACCCGGCCAGCGGCGCGGCCGAGGCGAAGAACAGCGGCACGCCGGGGATCATCTGCTCCGGCTGCCGGGTGTACGGCACGATCTTCCGCATCGACGCCGGCCGCGGCGTGCACCCGGTGGCGCCGGCGAGCGCCAGGCCGGCGCCCATGATGGTGATGAAGTTGCGGCGGGACACCGGGTCGGTCCACTCGGCCGCGTCTTCGGGGAACTCGTTCTCGAGCGACGCCCGGAACGCCGGGCTGCCCATGTACTCTTCCAGCCCGCGCCAGAGTTCCGGCGGGTTGGCGGCGGCGGTGGCGTCGTTCGCTTCGGGGGGCATCGCTACCTCTTGCGATCGATGATCGAAGACCGATGACTGATGAATTCCGAGCCGGGGTCCGTCATTCATCAATCACCAATCACCACTCATCAATTCCGTTAGCGGTGGCACATCGAGCAGCCGATGAGCGTCACGTTGTCGCGGATGCCGTACAGCTTCACCAGCTCGGCCCCGAGGGCGGCCTGCGTCGTCGGCCGCGGCAGACCCTTCCGGTCTGTCCCGAGGTAGCGGTCGAGGAGGTCCGTGTCGTCGCTGCCGTTGGGGTTCTTGCCCCAGTTCGGCAGGTCGTCGCGGACCCACACCTGCGCCTTGCCGTCCACCGGGCGGCCGGGCGCCCACGTCATGCTGTACACCTCCGACCGCGGCCGCATCTGCTCGTGCGGGTTGCGGTGGCAGTTGATGCACCACTCCATCAACAGCGTCTGCGACTGGTGGGTCAGGTTCATCTGGTCGATCTGGCCGTGGCACGTCTGACAACCCACGCCCTTGGCCACGTGGATCGAGTGGTTGAAGTACGCGTAGTGCGGCACGTTGTGGACGCGGTTCCACACGATCGGCTTGTCCGCCTGGTAGCTGTTCCGCACCGGGGCGAGCATGTCCGACCCGTGCCACATCTGCTGGTGGCAGTTCACGCACGTCGCCGTCGGCGGGATGTTGGCGAAGTGCGAGTCTTCCACCGACGAGTGGCAGTACAGGCAGTGGATGCCGAGCTGGCCGACGTGGTGGGCGTGGCTGAACGCCACCGGCTGCGGCACCACTTCTTCCTTGCCCGTGGCGTAGCTCGACCGGTAGAACGCGGCGAGGCCGACGCCCGTGCTGCCGAACCCGATCGGGAGGAGGAGCACGAGGAACCGCGTCAGCGGGTTCACGGCCTTCGGGAAAATCTGGGGCATCCGCTACCTCCGCGGTGGGCTTGGGTCGGGCGGGGTTACCAGAACCGGTAGCCCCAGGTCACGAACCCGATGCCCCAGTACAGGGCGGTGGTGATCGACAGGCTGACCGCACAGATGCCGACGCCGGCCAGGGCGACGTTCTCGCCGTGGAGGCCGCCCTTGTTGCGGATGGCCAGCGAGATCAGGCCGAGGACCAGCCCGACGGCGCCGAGGGCCATGCCGAACGGCTTCCAGAAGAACACGATCAGGCTGAAGTACCCCAGTGCGACGGACGCGGCCGCGATCCCGCGGACGGCCGGGGAGTACCCGGGACCGGCGGGCGGCGGGGGGGGCGGGTGATCCATCGGTTCCCTTTCCGACCGGAGCGAGCGGGGCGGCGAGCCGCGCGAGCAAAGACGGGTTTTACAGCCGCGGCACTTCCCGGCAACGCCCAATTCCGGGAAACCCCGCGGCGCCCCGTGGATTCCCAACCGGCCGGCTGATCGCAGCATAACCGCGCGGCGGCGGCCGTTCCCGCGGGTGAGAATCGGGGGTGGAAACCGTTCCCACGGATGAGAATCCGTCGCCGCTTGCGGCGACTCAGTTACGACCGCTCCGGCAGCGTCACCACGAACGTCGCGCCCTCGCCGGGGCGGCCGTGGGCCGCGATCGCGCCGCCGTGGCGGTCCACGATCTTCTTGCACACCGCCAGCCCGACGCCGGTCCCCTCGTACTCCTCGCGGCCGTGCAGCCGCTGGAACACCTGGAAGATGCGCCCCGCGAACCGGTCCTCGAAGCCGATGCCGTTGTCGGCCACCGTGACCGCCCACCCCGCGGCCGTGCGCTCGGCGCTCACCCGCACCACCGGCGGCACTCCCGGCCGGTGGAACTTCAGCGCGTTGCCGACGAGGTTCTGGAACACCTGCCGCAGCTGGCCCGCGTCGCCGCTCACCGTCGGGAGCGGCCCCGCCTCCACCCCGCCGCCGGTCAGTTCGAGCCGGGCCGCCAGGTCGTCGAGCGCGTCGGCCAGCGCCGCGTTCAGGTCGACCGCGGCGAACGCCTTGGCCCGCGTGGTGACCCGGCTGTACGCCAGCAGGTCGTCGATGAGCCGGCCCATCCGCCCGGCCGACGCCATCATCCGGTCCAGCCGTTCGCGGTTGTCGTCGGCGAGCTGGTCGCGCGCCTTCTCCTTCAGCCGGGCGCCGTAGGTCTGAATCTTCCGCAGCGGCTCCTGCAGGTCGTGGCTGGCGGCGAAGGCGAACTCCTCCAGCTCCTTGTTGCTCCGCACCAGCTCCGCGGTCCGCTCCGCGACGAGGCGCTCGAGCGTCTCGGCGTGGCGCTTCTTGTCGTCGATGTCGGTGCAGGTGCCGAACCAGCGCACGACGGCGCCGCCGGCGGCGCGGTGCGGGAAGCCGGCGGCGAGGACCCAGCGGTAGCCGCCGCCGCGGGATTGCAGCCGGTACTCGATGCGGTAGCCGACGGCGGGGTCGACCACGGCGGCGTTCCAGGCGGCGGCGGCGCGGGGGCGGTCGTCCGGGTGGACCTGGTCGAGCCAGCCGGCGCCGAGGCTGCCGTCCAGGCCGACGCCGGTGATTTCCTCCCAGCGGGCGTTCATGTACTCGCACCACCCGTCGGGCCGGCACACCCACACGGCCACCGGCACGGCCTCGGCGAGCGTGCGGAACCGGGCCTCGTTCTCGCGCAGCCGGGCCTCGCCCTCCTTCCGCTCGGTCACATCCGACCGGCACCCGACCGCCCGCCGCGGCTTGCCGTCGTCGCCGTACATGACCCGCGCCCGGTCCTCGACCCACACCCACCGGCCGTCGGCGTGCCGGACGCGGTACTCGGCCTGGAGCGTCGGGGCGCCGCGGGCGTAGCCCCGCTCGCGGTCGGCGAGCACGCCTGGCAGGTCGTCCGGGTGGATGCGGGCCGGCCACCACCCCACGACGGGGTCGGCGGCCTCGGGCCGGACGCCGACGAGGTCCAGCAGCCCCGCCGAGCGCTCGACCCGGCCGGCGGTCATGTCGGCGTCGTACACCAGCCCGCGGACGGCCTCCGTCGCCAGCCGGTAGCGCTCCTCGCCGGCGCGGAGCAGCTCCTCGGCGTGGGTGCGGTCGGTCACGTCGCGCTGCGTGCCCCAGGCGCGGATCACGCTCCCGCCCTCGACGATGCCGACGAGCGTGTTGAGAAACACGCGCGGGTTGCCGTACCGGTCGCGCTCCCGGGATTCGGCGTCGGTCAGCCGGTGGCCCCCGCTGACGAACGCCGTCAGGAACGCGGTGGTGCGCGGGTCGGCGGCGTCGAAGAAGTCGGCGAGGCGGGCGCCGGTCAGCTCGACGGCCCAGGTGTAGCCGTACATGCGGGCGAACGCGTCGTTGCACTCGGCGAGGTAGCCGCGCGCGTGGTACGCGGCCAGTTGCTCGGCCACGGGCAGTGTCGTCGGCACCGGTTCGTCCAGCTCGAACCGCCAGATGCCCTCGGAACTCTGGGCGACGAACGCCTTGTACCGCTCCTCGCTGCGGCGCAGGTCGTCCTCGACGCGCTTGCGGGGCGTCACATCGGCGACGACGCCGTACATGCCGCGCGGCGAGCCGGCGGCGTCGTAGGCGGCGCGGCCGCGGGCCGACAGCCACGCCTCGCCGTCCGGCCGCACCACCCGGCACTCGATGTCGAACGCCGTCCGCTCCAGCACCGCGGCGCGGACCGCCGCGTCGGCCCGGTCGCGGTCGGCAGGATGAATCCGCTTGCGGACGGCGGCCCACGTCACGGGCGCGGTCGGGTCGAACCCGAACACCGCGGCGGCGCGCGGCGACAGCGCGAGGGTGTCGTCGGCCGCGTTCCAGTTCCAGTCGCCGAGCCGGGCCGCGTCGAGCGACAGGGCGAGCCGGTCGGCCGTCTCGCGGGCCGCGTCCAGCGCCGCCTCGGCGCGCTCGCGCGCCCGCCGCTGGGCCTCGCCGAGCACGCCGGTTCCCAGCCCGCTGAACAGGAACAGACCGAACGCCAGCCGGTCGGCGAGGGTGGCGCCGAGCACCGACCCGTCGGGCGCGATGATCCACGCTTCCGTACCGACCCCGGTGAGAACGGTACACAGCACGGCCGGCCCGAACCCGGCCTCCCACGCGGTGTAAATGACGGCCAGGAACGAGATGAGGTACGGGTACTTGGTGCCGAGCAGCGGGCCGAGGGCCTCGCGGGCGCCGAGCGAGAGGGCGGCGGCGGCCGCGGCCACGGCGTACCCCTGCCAGCGCGGCCGGGCCGGCGGCGCCGTCGGCACCGCTTCGTGTCGCGCGGCCGCGGCGGCGGTCAGGTCGAGCAGCCGCGGCACCGCCGGCACCAGCGCCAACACCGTCAGCCACGACACCGCGGCCGTCACCGCCTTCACCACGCCCGACAGGTGGTACACCGGGTGGTAGAAGATGACCGCCTCGACGAGGTGGTTGGTGCCGCAGGCGAGGATGAAGACGGCGAACAGGACGAACAGCCCGGTGAACGGCAGCCCGCGCCGCTGCCGGGCGAAGTAGACCAGCACCAGCGGGATGGACAGGTACGCGAGCCAGATGAGGACGTCGGAGACGACGTGGAGAGCGACCTCCCAGTCCTCCCAGGCGCCGCAGTTCTTCCGAGGTACGAACCCGTCGGTGCCGGTGAGCCAGTCCATGCGCGTGCGCCGCCCCAGGGGTGGCCGTGGGCGCGCGGCCGGGTGGCACTTTTACGATGAACGGGTGACGGGGTGGAGGGGTGAGAGAAGAATGCCCACCCGCCGCGACGGGTGGGCGTTGACCGCGATTTACCGCGCCACGATGATCTCGGCCCGGTGCGCCGTCGCGGTCGGGAACAGGCGGAACTGCGGCCCGCTCCCGGCGACCGACCCGCCGACCGCGGCCGCGATCGACACCAGCAGCGCCGCCAGCGCGCCCCACGACGCCGCCGTCGCCACCTGCCCCGCCTTCTCGCGGGTCGCCGTGTCGTTCGCGGCGGCGCGTGCCCGCGCCGGGTCCATGTTGGCCCGGGCCGCGTCGATGCTCGCCTGACTCACCCCGGCGTCCCGCGCCAGGTCGTCCCACGAGCGCGGCTGGACGTTCGGGTTCGTCTGCGCCACCATCGTGCCGCCGAACAGCGCGAAGTACCCGGCCCGCACCCCCATGCCGACCATCATCATCGACGCCGCGGTTACCAGCGCCCACGTCAGCACGCCGTAGATGACCGCCTCCTGCCGCGTCTCGCCGGCCGTCAGCTGGCTCGTCACCCAGCCGCCGAGGAACAGCGACGCGGCGAGCGTGGCCACGGCCGCGACGATGCCGGCGATGCCGACCGTCTCGGCGCGCAGGTCCGTCTCGCGGAGGCTGACGCCGATGGCGGCGAACAGGAACGTGAACACGAGGGCGGCGGACAGGGCGACGACCGCCCCGCCGAGCAGCGCCCCCCAACTGACCCGGCTGCGGACGCCGGCGACGTCCGAAAGGTGGACCGCTTCGCTGCGGTGTTCAGGGGTGTGCGACATGCGGAAACTCCTGGGAGAAACGGCCCCTACCGAAGCGGCGGGCGGCCGGACGGGTCAGGACGATTGCATCGGTCGTGCCACACGGGAGGGCACGGAGCACGAAGCACGAAAATCGCAATCCGAACCCGGGCCACCAGCACCCGGGTTCGGATTGCGATTTTCGTGCTTCGGATTTCGCCGCTACACGGGGTCGATCATCCGATCCCGTCTGCGGAAGGCGTCGGCGACGAACGACACTACGGCCAGCACCAGGAACACGAAGGACAGCACCTTCGCGGCGTCCAACGACACGTCGGCGATGAGGCCGAACCCGAGGACGGCCGACACGATCGCCACGATCAAGAAGGTCAGGGCCATACGGAGCATCGGAGTTCCTCCGGTTGTAGGTACAGCCGGTCGCGGCGGGGCTTACGGGTTCACCACCTCGACCTTCACCTCCAGGTTCGTCGGCGTCCCGGTCTGCGGGGTGCCGGTCACCTTGATGATGTGCTCGCCCTTCGGGGCGTCGGCGGCGGCCTTCACGGTCAGGGTGAAGCTCTTGTCGGCCGTCTCCATCTTCGTCTTGTCCACGCGCACGTCGATCTTCGGGCTCTGGCTGTCGGCCTTCAGCGCCACCGGCTGCGTGAAGTTGTTGTCGCGGCTGACGTTCACCACCACCGTCTTTTCTTCGCCCGGCTTCAGGTTGGTGTCGCCGGCCGCGGTGGTGAGGCGGAACGTCTGGCCCGGCGTGCCCCCCTCGGGGCTCCGGTTGCAGGCCGTGGTGGCGATCGCGAAAAGGCCGACGGTCAGGGCGGCCAGGGTACGGGTCATGGGTGAGGCTCCGGTTATGTGGACTCGACCGGGCTCCCGCGGCAGGCGGAAACGGCCCGGACGGATTGGGACTGAAGCAACGGGTGTGCCGGCGACGACGCCAGTACGTGGCAATCCGCTGCGCCCGCCCGCGCGGCCGGGTTCGCCTGCCGGCCGCGGAACGCCGGATGCACAACCGGCGGCCGGTCCACCGGAGGGGCGCGATGAGCAAGTTGTGGCAGGTCGGGCGGGTGGCGCTGATCGTCGTCGGGGCGGTCGCCGTGGTCGGCGTCGCCCTGCGGGTCGGCGCCGGGTGGTACCTGCAATCGGCCGGCGGCCGGGCCGTCGTCGCGGAGCGCCTCGGCGAGGCGATCGGGCTGCCGGTCGAGGTCCGCGAGCTGAGCGTCGGCCCGGTGTCGTCGTCGATCGCCTTCCGCGTGCTGGACCCGGCCCTGCCGAACTCGCCCGACGCCGAGGTGCTCGTCGTCGAGTCGGCGTCCGCCGACGTGTCCTTCTCGGAACTGCTGACCGGCCGCGTCCACCCGAAGGAGGTCCACCTCCGCGGCGTGACCGTGACGGTGCGGCTGGACGCCGACGGCAAGCTGCTGACGACGCTCCCCACGCTCCCGGAGGCGCGGGCGGCGGCCGACGGGCCGCTGCCGCACGTCGTTGTCGAGCGCGCGAAGGTGACCGTCCGGCAGGAGGGGCGGCCGGCGTTCAGCGTGTCCGGGGTGTCGCTCCAGGCCGGCGCCGACGGCGGCAAGGTGGTGCTGTCCGGCGGCGCGGACGACCCCGCGTGGGGCAAGTGGAAGCTGTCCGGCGAGGTGGACCGCGCGGGCGAGACCGGCTGGGCCGACCTGGCCGCCGACGACGCGCCGCTGGCGCTGGACCTGCTGCGGTCGATCCCGTTCGTGCCGCGCGAGGTGTGGGACAACGCCCAGCCCGCCGGCCGCGGCAAGGCGACCGTTCACCTCAGCGTCGGGGCGGCGCCGGGGCGCGCGGTCGGCTACGACGTGCGGGTTCAGCCGACGAGCACGACACTCGCGTTGCCGGCCGCGGACGTGACGCTCCAGGACGTTCAGGGCGTGCTGAGCGTCCGCGACGGCAGGCTGACCGTCGGCGGTCCCGCGGGCCGGCCGAAGGCGACGGGGAAGCTGGCCGGCGGCGTGGTGCTGGCGGAGGCGACGTACGCTTTCGCCAAGGAGCCGGCGAAGGGCGACCCGATCCGCGTGGACGTGAAGAACCTCGCGGTGAAAGACCTGCCGGCGAAGTGGGGGTTGAAGACCCTCGGCGGCGGCCTGCCGGGGAAGCTGAGCTTCGAGAGCGGCTTCCTGACCGGCAGCGCGAGCGTGACGCTGTCGGTCCCCGCCGCGGGCGACGCGGTGGTGACCGCCACGGGGCGGGGGCGCATCCGCCTGCCGGGCTTCCTCGGCGGGACGCAGAGCGACATCAACGTGTCGCTCGGCAGCGACGGCAAGCGGCTCACGTTCAACCTGGGAGAGACGACGGTCGCGCCGCCCGAGAAGGCGGGGGCACCGGACGGGGCACAGTCGAACGCGACTCCGCAGTTCACCACACCGCCCGCGACCAAGGCCGACCTCGAACGCCTCCTCCTCGCCGCGACGCTCCTCCAGCCGCCGGACAAGACGCGCGCCGACCAGACGCCCGTCGAGGCCACGCTGTCGCTGCGGGACATCGACATCGCCCAGCTCGTCGAGCAGCTCGAACTCAAGATTCCCTACAAGCTCGGCGGCAAGGTCACGCTCCGGGCCAAGCTCGCCGTGCCGCTCGGCGAAGTCACCACGTCGGCGTCGTACAAGCTGTCCGGCACGCTCACGTCGCCGGAACTCCGCTTCGAGGGGCTGACGGTGCAGGACGCCGCGGCCGACCTGCACTACCAGAACGGCGTCCTCACGCTCTCCGAGCTCCGCGGCAAGGTGCCGCACCCCGGCGGCGCGGCCGGCGAGTTCCGCGGCACCGCGAAGGCCGCCATCGACCCGGCCGGCGACGCCACCGCCAAGCTCACCCTCACGAAGCTGCCGGTCGGCCCCGTCCTCGCCGCCCTGCCCGACCTCGGCGTCGCCGGCGCCGGCGTGGTGACCGGCGAGGCCGAGTTCAAGGCGCCCTTCGAGAAGCTGCAAGACCCCGCCGCCTGGGCCGCGTCGGCGAAGCTCACGAGCGACGAACTGACCCTGGCCGGCCGCACCGCCCGCGCCGTGTCCTTCGCCGCGAAGATCGACAAGGGAACGCTCACGCTCACCGACGGCGCCGCGACGATCGAGGGCATCCCCGTCACCGCCGCGGGCACGCTCGGGCTCACGGGGGCGCTCAAGCTCGACGCCACCGTGAAGGCCGCCGGCGCCAGCGTGACCGACCTGCGGAAGCTTGTCCCCGAACTGAAGCTGCCCGTTCCCGTCGAGGGCACGCTGGCCGCCGACGCCCGCCTGACCGGCACGCTGTCACCCGTCGCGGTCCGCGCCGCCGGCCGCGTCACCGCGTCCGACCTGACACTCAACAAGACCCCCGCCAACCACCTCGACGTGCGCTGGGAGTTCGACCCC carries:
- a CDS encoding DUF1328 domain-containing protein, giving the protein MLRMALTFLIVAIVSAVLGFGLIADVSLDAAKVLSFVFLVLAVVSFVADAFRRRDRMIDPV
- a CDS encoding AsmA-like C-terminal region-containing protein translates to MSKLWQVGRVALIVVGAVAVVGVALRVGAGWYLQSAGGRAVVAERLGEAIGLPVEVRELSVGPVSSSIAFRVLDPALPNSPDAEVLVVESASADVSFSELLTGRVHPKEVHLRGVTVTVRLDADGKLLTTLPTLPEARAAADGPLPHVVVERAKVTVRQEGRPAFSVSGVSLQAGADGGKVVLSGGADDPAWGKWKLSGEVDRAGETGWADLAADDAPLALDLLRSIPFVPREVWDNAQPAGRGKATVHLSVGAAPGRAVGYDVRVQPTSTTLALPAADVTLQDVQGVLSVRDGRLTVGGPAGRPKATGKLAGGVVLAEATYAFAKEPAKGDPIRVDVKNLAVKDLPAKWGLKTLGGGLPGKLSFESGFLTGSASVTLSVPAAGDAVVTATGRGRIRLPGFLGGTQSDINVSLGSDGKRLTFNLGETTVAPPEKAGAPDGAQSNATPQFTTPPATKADLERLLLAATLLQPPDKTRADQTPVEATLSLRDIDIAQLVEQLELKIPYKLGGKVTLRAKLAVPLGEVTTSASYKLSGTLTSPELRFEGLTVQDAAADLHYQNGVLTLSELRGKVPHPGGAAGEFRGTAKAAIDPAGDATAKLTLTKLPVGPVLAALPDLGVAGAGVVTGEAEFKAPFEKLQDPAAWAASAKLTSDELTLAGRTARAVSFAAKIDKGTLTLTDGAATIEGIPVTAAGTLGLTGALKLDATVKAAGASVTDLRKLVPELKLPVPVEGTLAADARLTGTLSPVAVRAAGRVTASDLTLNKTPANHLDVRWEFDPDRLRVTQLTAQVFGGSVDGKLDYPLKPDRGGSFDLGFKDFDAAQAGAFVPDFPVRVSGAVTGKVAGTIPPAKDGPRVGNLDVDLTAPKLRVQGFPAEKLVGKASVRGGAIEYSLEGHSLGGTFEVKGRYPGGKEEPKGPRGSARLRNLDLSRLAGALGADALRPLQGRVDVTFDYANDLSAGSGRVGVRGLRWGSEATADDIDAVLLLTDGTLELRDLRGYMAGGVLRGRARVNVDDPGRNFVSLTLDRADAARLLAPFGDAGAALDGSVSLVVRGSFGRASRLTGSVTLDRGTVGGAGVVGLRVPFEVTAGAAGGRLTVREATALAGSGRTTGAVTVDWGVGPGVRVSGRVQLFDVPVRALAPGLGDNAYVGAGRLTGRFDVSGETVRSAADLRGTLVGVLNGTSAQEIPLLRQAVPYLNPIGANRAFQTGDVRATLAGGVLRVQRLALANPTTQLFADGSVTLSNSRLDLDVVAHTGQFGPDVRGLRLLGLRLPTIGPVPIGVIRDVTDFLSNKTVRLTITGTTANPVVRVNTGALLRDEAVRFFLTRYVLPAELGGGAMLRTDR
- a CDS encoding PAS domain-containing protein — encoded protein: MDWLTGTDGFVPRKNCGAWEDWEVALHVVSDVLIWLAYLSIPLVLVYFARQRRGLPFTGLFVLFAVFILACGTNHLVEAVIFYHPVYHLSGVVKAVTAAVSWLTVLALVPAVPRLLDLTAAAAARHEAVPTAPPARPRWQGYAVAAAAAALSLGAREALGPLLGTKYPYLISFLAVIYTAWEAGFGPAVLCTVLTGVGTEAWIIAPDGSVLGATLADRLAFGLFLFSGLGTGVLGEAQRRARERAEAALDAARETADRLALSLDAARLGDWNWNAADDTLALSPRAAAVFGFDPTAPVTWAAVRKRIHPADRDRADAAVRAAVLERTAFDIECRVVRPDGEAWLSARGRAAYDAAGSPRGMYGVVADVTPRKRVEDDLRRSEERYKAFVAQSSEGIWRFELDEPVPTTLPVAEQLAAYHARGYLAECNDAFARMYGYTWAVELTGARLADFFDAADPRTTAFLTAFVSGGHRLTDAESRERDRYGNPRVFLNTLVGIVEGGSVIRAWGTQRDVTDRTHAEELLRAGEERYRLATEAVRGLVYDADMTAGRVERSAGLLDLVGVRPEAADPVVGWWPARIHPDDLPGVLADRERGYARGAPTLQAEYRVRHADGRWVWVEDRARVMYGDDGKPRRAVGCRSDVTERKEGEARLRENEARFRTLAEAVPVAVWVCRPDGWCEYMNARWEEITGVGLDGSLGAGWLDQVHPDDRPRAAAAWNAAVVDPAVGYRIEYRLQSRGGGYRWVLAAGFPHRAAGGAVVRWFGTCTDIDDKKRHAETLERLVAERTAELVRSNKELEEFAFAASHDLQEPLRKIQTYGARLKEKARDQLADDNRERLDRMMASAGRMGRLIDDLLAYSRVTTRAKAFAAVDLNAALADALDDLAARLELTGGGVEAGPLPTVSGDAGQLRQVFQNLVGNALKFHRPGVPPVVRVSAERTAAGWAVTVADNGIGFEDRFAGRIFQVFQRLHGREEYEGTGVGLAVCKKIVDRHGGAIAAHGRPGEGATFVVTLPERS
- a CDS encoding cytochrome c3 family protein, with product MPQIFPKAVNPLTRFLVLLLPIGFGSTGVGLAAFYRSSYATGKEEVVPQPVAFSHAHHVGQLGIHCLYCHSSVEDSHFANIPPTATCVNCHQQMWHGSDMLAPVRNSYQADKPIVWNRVHNVPHYAYFNHSIHVAKGVGCQTCHGQIDQMNLTHQSQTLLMEWCINCHRNPHEQMRPRSEVYSMTWAPGRPVDGKAQVWVRDDLPNWGKNPNGSDDTDLLDRYLGTDRKGLPRPTTQAALGAELVKLYGIRDNVTLIGCSMCHR